GGCTTTTCCCGCACAAACAAATATTAACATCATCGATAGCCATAAGTAAATTTTCTTCATAGCTTGATTTTTAATTTTTTTACGAATCAAAGATATATAAAAAATTAGATATGTAATTAAAAAATATTACAATAAAATTTCAGCTAAATCGATTCTACGATAGTGCCTGAGTAATCTTAGAAGACAATTCAATTACTTTTTGATACTCTTCAGGAGTGAGGTCGTTATAGAAATAATTTACCGGGTTCATACGTTTGCCGCCTTTCCATACTTCGTAATGAAGATGCGGCGCTGTTGACATACCAGTGCTGCCTACGTATCCGATTAATTGGCCGCGTTTAACTTTTTGTCCTTCAGTAACTAATTTCCTGCTCATGTGACCGTATAATGTTTGATAGCCAAATCCATGATTGATAACGGCACAAATCCCATAACCCGAAAGTGAACTTGTTGGTGTTTGAACTACACCATCACCTGTAGCATAAATAGGAGTACCGCGGGGAACAAGTATATCAATGCCCGGGTGGAACTGTATGGTTTTATAAATAGGATGAAGCCTGTAACCAAATCCCGAACAAACCTTTGTGGCGCCGTTCTTGATGGGCATTATTGCAGGAATGCACGACATCATTTCGGTTTTATTTTTTGTAAGTTCAAGAACCTCATCAAATGATTTTGACTGAACATATAGCCTGCGCGAAAGCAAGTCAAGTTTTTTGGTAAGCGAAATAAGCATTTTGGAATTGCTGTAGCCTTCAAGTTTTGCATATCGGTCGGCTCCGCCATATGCTGCCTGCCTAATTGTGTTAGGTACCGGTTCGGCTTCAAAAATTACCCGGTAGATATTGTCGTCCCGGTCTTCAATATCAGTAAGTACAGCATTAACTTTATCCATGCGTTCGCTGAGCATTTCATATTGCAGTTTGTATTGTTCAATTTCGCGCTGCAGCATTTTTTCTTTTGGCGAACTGAAAAGATTATAAGCTATAAGCATTACCACTACTGAAAAAACCAACCCTACAGCAGCGGAATAAAGATATTTCCTTACCTTTTGCTTTACCGAAACCCTTACCCTTTCAAAAGTGAGCGATTTGGTATTGAAGTGATATTGATGTTTTTTCTTTTTATTAAGAAATGGCAATTTCATTACACAAATAATATGAAAAGAGTTTAAAAATTTAACCGCCTCAATGCAAAACTAACAAAATAATATAAATTTGCAAATCGCATGGCTCTTAAAAAATGTTAACGTAAAATTGATGAATATGAACTCAGCCTTGGTTAGAAAGACTTTTACCGATTTCTTTGCCTCTAAAAATCACACAATTGTGCCTTCGGCACCTATGGTTATCAAGAACGACCCTACTTTGATGTTTACCAATGCCGGAATGAACCAGTTCAAGGATATTTTCCTGGGAAATTCTCCGGCTAAATATCCGAGAGTTGCCAATTCGCAAAAATGCTTGCGTGTAAGCGGGAAACATAACGATTTGGAAGAAGTAGGTCACGATACGTATCATCATACCATGTTTGAAATGCTTGGCAACTGGTCGTTTGGCGATTATTTTAAAAAAGAAGCTATAGCATGGGCGTGGGAACTTTTAACCGAAGTTTATAAAATTGA
This DNA window, taken from Bacteroidales bacterium, encodes the following:
- a CDS encoding M23 family metallopeptidase translates to MKLPFLNKKKKHQYHFNTKSLTFERVRVSVKQKVRKYLYSAAVGLVFSVVVMLIAYNLFSSPKEKMLQREIEQYKLQYEMLSERMDKVNAVLTDIEDRDDNIYRVIFEAEPVPNTIRQAAYGGADRYAKLEGYSNSKMLISLTKKLDLLSRRLYVQSKSFDEVLELTKNKTEMMSCIPAIMPIKNGATKVCSGFGYRLHPIYKTIQFHPGIDILVPRGTPIYATGDGVVQTPTSSLSGYGICAVINHGFGYQTLYGHMSRKLVTEGQKVKRGQLIGYVGSTGMSTAPHLHYEVWKGGKRMNPVNYFYNDLTPEEYQKVIELSSKITQALS